The following are from one region of the Penaeus chinensis breed Huanghai No. 1 chromosome 5, ASM1920278v2, whole genome shotgun sequence genome:
- the LOC125026004 gene encoding cuticle protein AM1199-like, with the protein MKTLVLSILVAVALADKPSFSYDAPASRPSAPVRLVEIIRDDRIHPAADGSYTFDVETEDGIVRHEAGGPGGAQQGSVSFTFPDGQVFDLQFVADANGYQPQSPFLPVAPAFPHPIPAHALEQIERGRLEHEARARGELRESSSQGHSAPSQLYGRP; encoded by the exons ATGAAGACA TTGGTGCTTTCCATCCTTGTGGCCGTGGCTCTGGCTGACAAGCCGTCTTTCTCCTACGACGCCCCTGCATCCCGCCCATCCGCCCCCGTCAGACTGGTCGAAATCATCCGCGACGATCGAATTCATCCTGCTGCTGACGGATCTTACACCTTCGACGTCGAGACCGAGGACGGCATCGTCAGGCACGAGGCTGGCGGCCCAGGAGGTGCTCAACAAGGCTCAGTCAG CTTCACCTTCCCGGACGGCCAAGTGTTCGACCTCCAGTTCGTCGCCGACGCCAACGGTTACCAGCCTCAGTCGCCCTTCCTGCCCGTGGCTcctgccttcccccaccccattcccgccCACGCCCTCGAGCAGATCGAGCGAGGGCGTCTTGAGCATGAAGCTCGCGCCCGCGGAGAACTGCGCGAGTCGTCCAGCCAGGGTCACTCCGCTCCCTCACAACTCTACGGCCGACCTTAG
- the LOC125026003 gene encoding cuticle protein AM1199-like, with product MKAIVLAMFVAVALADRPSFSYDAPASRPSAPVRLVEIIRDDRIHPAADGSYTFDVETEDGIVRHEAGGPGGAQQGSVSFTFPDGQVFDLQFVADANGYQPQSPFLPVAPAFPHPIPAHALEQIERGRLEHEARARGELRESSSGGHSAPSQLYGRP from the exons ATGAAAGCT ATCGTGTTGGCGATGTTCGTGGCCGTGGCTCTGGCTGACAGGCCGTCTTTCTCCTACGACGCCCCTGCATCCCGCCCATCCGCCCCCGTCAGACTGGTCGAAATCATCCGCGACGATCGAATTCATCCTGCTGCTGACGGATCTTACACCTTCGACGTCGAGACCGAGGACGGCATCGTCAGGCACGAGGCTGGCGGCCCAGGAGGTGCTCAGCAAGGCTCAGTCAG CTTCACCTTCCCGGACGGCCAAGTGTTCGACCTCCAGTTCGTCGCCGACGCCAACGGTTACCAGCCTCAGTCGCCCTTCCTGCCCGTGGCTcctgccttcccccaccccattcccgccCACGCCCTCGAGCAGATCGAGCGAGGGCGTCTTGAGCATGAAGCTCGCGCCCGCGGAGAACTGCGCGAGTCGTCCAGCGGAGGTCACTCCGCTCCCTCACAACTCTACGGCCGACCTTAG
- the LOC125025356 gene encoding cuticle protein AM1199-like — MFVAVALADRPSFSYDAPASRPSGPVRLVEIIRDDRVHPAADGSYTFDVETEDGIVRHEAGGPGGAQQGSVSFTFPDGQVFDLQFVADANGYQPQSPFLPVAPAFPHPIPAHALEQIERGRLEHEARARGELRESSSQGHSAPSQLYGRP, encoded by the exons ATGTTCGTGGCCGTGGCTCTGGCTGACAGGCCGTCCTTCTCCTACGACGCCCCTGCATCCCGCCCATCCGGCCCCGTCAGACTGGTCGAAATCATCCGCGACGACCGAGTCCATCCTGCTGCTGACGGATCTTACACCTTCGACGTCGAGACCGAGGACGGCATCGTCAGGCACGAGGCTGGTGGCCCAGGAGGTGCTCAGCAAGGCTCAGTCAG CTTCACCTTCCCGGACGGCCAAGTGTTCGACCTCCAGTTCGTCGCCGACGCCAACGGTTACCAGCCTCAGTCGCCCTTCCTGCCCGTGGCTcctgccttcccccaccccattcccgccCACGCCCTCGAGCAGATCGAGCGAGGGCGTCTTGAGCATGAAGCTCGCGCCCGCGGAGAACTGCGCGAGTCGTCCAGCCAGGGTCACTCCGCTCCCTCACAACTCTACGGCCGACCTTAG